The DNA segment TCGACATCAAAACCCTAGCAATCTCCTCCAAACTATTTTCCAAAGAAGCCTCATGCAAAACAGTAAAACAAAAAACAGTAGAAAAAACATGCGACCTAAAAGGCATAAACTCTATAAAACCCAAAACCAGGTGCGACCTCTCATCGACCTTCCCCCTAGCCTCCAAAAGCATACCCAGAGAAGAATCCAAACCAACATACTCAAAACTGCGACATTTCCTAAGATATTCATACAGCAAGCCAGTTCCACAACCCGCATCGAGAACCAGACCCCTAACACCTCCAGTAAACTGCAAACAAACCGAATACTTTTTCAACTGCTCAATTCCATAAAGCCTATCATAAATGCTGGAGATAGCGTCATAGTCGAGACTGCACATACTTCACAAATATAAAACAAACTATAAAAATAAAGTTTCTAAACGTTAGAACCAAACAATCAAACAGCGAGGCCAA comes from the Thermoproteales archaeon genome and includes:
- a CDS encoding class I SAM-dependent methyltransferase, encoding MCSLDYDAISSIYDRLYGIEQLKKYSVCLQFTGGVRGLVLDAGCGTGLLYEYLRKCRSFEYVGLDSSLGMLLEARGKVDERSHLVLGFIEFMPFRSHVFSTVFCFTVLHEASLENSLEEIARVLMSKGSLVVSMLKKLVNLHAELVGKCRRIGFKLVDVLDSDILKDVIYVFRCRDG